The proteins below are encoded in one region of Streptomyces ficellus:
- a CDS encoding 3-oxoacyl-ACP reductase → MTDNTVCRRLAGRTAVITGAGSGIGLAAARRLASEGANVVCGDIDEQAGKAAADEVGGTFVRVDVTDAEEVDALFKAAYDTYGSVDIAFNNAGISPPDDDSILTTGLEAWKRVQEVNLTSVYLCCKAAIPYMQRQGRGSIINTASFVAIMGAATSQISYTASKGGVLAMSRELGVQFAREGIRVNALCPGPVNTPLLQELFAKDPERAARRLVHIPAGRFAEAEEIAAAVAFLASDDSSFVNATDFLVDGGISGAYVTPL, encoded by the coding sequence ATGACCGACAACACTGTGTGCCGCCGCCTCGCCGGCCGGACCGCCGTCATCACCGGCGCCGGCAGCGGCATCGGCCTGGCCGCCGCCCGCCGCCTCGCCTCCGAGGGAGCGAACGTCGTCTGCGGCGACATCGACGAGCAGGCCGGCAAGGCCGCCGCGGACGAGGTCGGCGGCACCTTCGTACGCGTCGACGTCACCGACGCCGAGGAGGTCGACGCCCTTTTCAAGGCCGCGTACGACACCTACGGCAGCGTCGACATCGCCTTCAACAACGCGGGCATCTCCCCGCCCGACGACGACTCCATCCTCACCACCGGCCTGGAGGCCTGGAAGCGCGTCCAGGAGGTCAACCTCACCTCCGTCTACCTCTGCTGCAAGGCCGCCATCCCCTACATGCAGCGCCAGGGCCGCGGCTCCATCATCAACACCGCCTCCTTCGTCGCCATCATGGGCGCCGCCACCTCGCAGATCTCCTACACCGCCTCCAAGGGCGGCGTCCTCGCCATGTCGCGCGAGCTGGGCGTGCAGTTCGCCCGCGAGGGCATCCGCGTCAACGCCCTGTGCCCCGGACCGGTGAACACCCCGCTCCTCCAGGAGCTGTTCGCCAAGGACCCCGAGCGCGCGGCCCGCCGCCTCGTCCACATCCCCGCCGGGCGCTTCGCCGAGGCCGAGGAGATCGCCGCCGCCGTCGCGTTCCTCGCGAGCGACGACTCGTCCTTCGTCAACGCCACCGACTTCCTCGTCGACGGCGGCATCTCCGGCGCCTACGTCACCCCCCTGTAG
- a CDS encoding haloacid dehalogenase-like hydrolase, with the protein MTDLRRWAVAAAAFALTVTGLTAASTTAGAQPRPCPRLPASDGWYGDNRARLQQLIDRHGRCGGNRVDGPAPVAVFDWDNTVIKNDVGDATMFWLLRNSRIRPPRDGDWHTTSRHLTDEAAAALAGACPNPGRGTGVRATLPTATDTDCADEIRSVYADGTTTRGETAFSGFDHRRMEPQYAWFAQLLHGWTPRQIRAFAEAARAENLTAPIGAEQRVGSTDVTGWVRYYDQQRDLVRTLHGAGFDVWITSASPEPVVDVWARGAGIRPSRAIGIRNVVEHGRLTARLKGCGTVPDGDDSMITYIDGKRCWINQEVFGVRGAAAERVQPAHRRQVFAAGDSDTDISFLRDATALRLVLNRNKNEVMCRAYDNADGRWIVNPMFLHPNPRKTTPYPCATTGYTASDGTPGPVRRADGSVVPDQPDTVPAA; encoded by the coding sequence GTGACCGACCTACGCCGCTGGGCCGTCGCCGCGGCCGCCTTCGCCCTGACCGTCACCGGCCTCACGGCCGCGTCGACGACCGCCGGCGCGCAGCCCCGGCCCTGCCCGCGCCTGCCCGCGTCCGACGGCTGGTACGGCGACAACCGGGCGCGGCTCCAGCAACTGATCGACCGTCACGGCCGCTGCGGCGGCAACCGCGTCGACGGCCCCGCACCCGTCGCCGTCTTCGACTGGGACAACACCGTCATCAAGAACGACGTCGGCGACGCCACCATGTTCTGGCTCCTGCGCAACAGCAGGATCCGCCCTCCCCGCGACGGCGACTGGCACACCACCAGCCGCCATCTCACCGACGAGGCCGCCGCCGCCCTCGCCGGAGCCTGCCCCAACCCCGGACGCGGCACCGGCGTACGCGCCACCCTCCCCACCGCGACGGACACCGACTGCGCCGACGAGATCCGCAGCGTGTACGCGGACGGCACGACCACCCGCGGCGAGACGGCCTTCAGCGGGTTCGACCACCGGCGCATGGAGCCCCAGTACGCCTGGTTCGCCCAGCTCCTGCACGGCTGGACGCCCCGCCAGATCCGCGCCTTCGCCGAGGCCGCCCGCGCCGAGAACCTCACCGCGCCCATAGGCGCCGAACAGCGCGTCGGCAGCACCGACGTCACCGGCTGGGTCCGCTACTACGACCAGCAGCGCGACCTCGTCCGTACCCTCCACGGGGCCGGCTTCGACGTGTGGATCACCTCCGCCTCGCCGGAACCCGTCGTCGACGTCTGGGCGCGGGGCGCCGGCATCCGGCCCTCCCGGGCCATCGGCATCCGCAACGTCGTGGAACACGGCCGCCTCACCGCGCGGCTGAAGGGCTGCGGCACCGTCCCCGACGGCGACGACTCGATGATCACCTATATAGACGGCAAACGCTGCTGGATCAACCAGGAGGTCTTCGGCGTACGCGGCGCCGCCGCCGAGCGCGTCCAGCCCGCCCACCGCAGGCAGGTGTTCGCCGCGGGCGACTCCGACACCGACATCTCCTTCCTGCGCGACGCGACCGCCCTCCGGCTGGTCCTCAACCGCAACAAGAACGAAGTGATGTGCCGGGCCTACGACAACGCCGACGGCCGCTGGATCGTCAACCCCATGTTCCTCCACCCCAACCCGCGCAAGACCACCCCTTACCCCTGCGCCACCACCGGCTACACGGCGTCCGACGGCACCCCCGGCCCCGTCCGCCGGGCCGACGGGAGCGTCGTACCGGACCAGCCGGACACCGTGCCCGCCGCCTAA
- a CDS encoding DUF2510 domain-containing protein has protein sequence MSMSSPPGWYPDPGNPAAEHWWDGTAWTGHTRASTTARATRPAERRPRRTLGIAAAIATVAAVAVAAVVLRPGDEPAAGARNSPAPPRASTAPAPPPPSASPTDGDEDDPTAVVDQLNGITLPVLDGWEKPERTTDDLPTVSTVADDPCPAASSRRCTRGSVSAMTATAVAATDDPRAIALEDIGKAADRAYEEDVLGVRPHGGIRSHEVVADRPAVVAGRTGHLVRWRVTTNEGPGGYVQSLAFPSPRGSESPVIVRYVFSAGPGAPPPATMDEITRGIRPIGSSTGGGVGSTMGP, from the coding sequence ATGAGCATGTCGAGCCCGCCCGGCTGGTACCCGGATCCCGGCAACCCCGCCGCCGAGCACTGGTGGGACGGCACCGCCTGGACCGGGCACACCCGCGCCTCCACCACCGCGAGGGCCACCCGGCCCGCGGAGCGACGGCCCCGCCGCACCCTCGGCATCGCCGCCGCGATCGCCACGGTGGCGGCGGTCGCCGTGGCGGCCGTCGTCCTCCGCCCGGGCGACGAGCCGGCCGCCGGCGCGAGGAACAGCCCCGCGCCGCCCCGGGCGAGCACCGCGCCCGCACCGCCGCCCCCGTCCGCGTCCCCCACCGACGGCGACGAGGACGACCCCACCGCCGTCGTCGACCAGCTCAACGGCATCACCCTGCCCGTACTCGACGGCTGGGAGAAGCCCGAACGCACCACGGACGACCTGCCGACCGTCTCGACCGTCGCCGACGACCCCTGCCCCGCCGCGAGCAGCCGCCGGTGCACACGCGGCTCGGTCTCCGCCATGACCGCCACCGCGGTCGCCGCCACCGACGACCCCCGGGCCATCGCCCTGGAGGACATCGGGAAGGCCGCCGACCGCGCCTACGAGGAGGACGTCCTCGGCGTCCGCCCCCACGGCGGCATCCGCTCCCACGAGGTGGTCGCCGACCGGCCCGCCGTCGTCGCCGGACGCACCGGACACCTGGTCCGCTGGCGGGTCACCACCAACGAGGGCCCCGGCGGATACGTCCAGTCCCTGGCGTTCCCCTCGCCGCGCGGCAGCGAGTCGCCCGTCATCGTGCGGTACGTCTTCTCCGCCGGGCCGGGCGCGCCGCCGCCGGCCACCATGGACGAGATCACCCGCGGCATCCGCCCCATCGGCAGCTCGACCGGCGGCGGCGTGGGCAGCACCATGGGCCCCTGA
- a CDS encoding amino acid deaminase/aldolase: protein MTPRAADRARYDRATAHLDAPVAVVDLEAFDANAADLVRRAGGKPVRVASKSVRCRALLERVLAREGFAGVMSYTLAESLWLARAGFDDVLLAYPSADRPGFAELAGDAKLAGAVTVMVDDPAQLELIDRARDGGAEEVRVCLELDTSLHLLGGRVRVGARRSPLRTPAQVAELARSVARRPGFRLVGLMAYEGHVAGVGDAVAGRPVRSRVVRVMQAAARRELAARRAAVVAAVREVAPDLRFVNGGGTGSVQHTAAEEAVTEIAAGSGLFLPRLFDHYTSFTGRPAALFAQPVVRRPGLGVVTVLGGGYPASGVAGQDRSPVPYLPEGLRYDPQEGAGEVQTPLLGSPADDLLIGDKVWFRHAKAGELCERFGTLHLIEGDRVTASVPTYRGEGRTFL from the coding sequence ATGACTCCGCGTGCCGCTGACCGGGCCCGGTACGACCGGGCCACCGCCCATCTCGACGCGCCCGTGGCCGTCGTCGACCTGGAGGCGTTCGACGCGAACGCCGCCGACCTCGTGCGCCGGGCCGGCGGGAAGCCGGTCCGGGTGGCGAGCAAGTCCGTGCGCTGCCGGGCACTGCTGGAGCGGGTGCTGGCGCGCGAGGGGTTCGCCGGTGTGATGTCGTACACGCTCGCCGAGTCGCTGTGGCTGGCGCGGGCCGGGTTCGACGACGTGCTGCTGGCGTACCCCTCGGCGGACCGCCCCGGTTTCGCGGAGCTCGCGGGGGACGCGAAGCTCGCGGGCGCGGTGACGGTGATGGTCGACGACCCGGCGCAGCTGGAGCTGATCGACCGGGCCCGGGACGGCGGCGCGGAGGAGGTGCGGGTGTGTCTGGAGCTGGACACGTCGCTGCACCTGCTGGGCGGCCGGGTCAGGGTCGGGGCGCGGCGTTCGCCGTTGCGCACGCCGGCGCAGGTGGCGGAGCTGGCCCGGTCGGTGGCCCGCAGGCCGGGGTTCCGGCTGGTGGGGCTGATGGCGTACGAGGGGCATGTCGCCGGGGTGGGCGACGCGGTCGCGGGGCGGCCGGTGCGGTCGCGGGTGGTGCGGGTGATGCAGGCCGCGGCCCGCCGGGAGCTGGCGGCGCGCCGGGCGGCCGTGGTGGCGGCGGTGCGGGAGGTGGCGCCGGACCTCCGATTCGTGAACGGGGGCGGGACCGGGAGCGTGCAGCACACGGCGGCCGAGGAGGCGGTGACCGAGATCGCGGCCGGGTCGGGGCTGTTCCTGCCGCGGCTGTTCGACCACTACACGTCGTTCACGGGCCGCCCGGCGGCGCTGTTCGCGCAGCCGGTGGTGCGCCGGCCGGGGCTGGGCGTGGTCACGGTGCTGGGCGGGGGGTACCCCGCGTCGGGTGTGGCGGGCCAGGACCGGTCGCCGGTCCCGTACCTGCCCGAGGGGCTGCGCTACGACCCGCAGGAGGGGGCGGGCGAGGTGCAGACCCCGCTGCTGGGGTCCCCCGCCGACGATCTGCTGATCGGCGACAAGGTGTGGTTCCGGCACGCGAAGGCGGGCGAGCTGTGCGAGCGGTTCGGCACGCTGCACCTGATCGAGGGCGACCGGGTCACGGCGTCCGTGCCGACGTACCGGGGCGAGGGCCGGACGTTCCTCTGA
- the mycP gene encoding type VII secretion-associated serine protease mycosin, translated as MLPAAPAHADTIRAQQWGLEAMHTTEAWRTTKGAGITVAVLDTGVDATHPDLEGNVLPGKDLIGFGAKSGDRAWARHGTAMAGIIAGHGHGPGREDGVLGIAPEAKILPVRVILEGGDPARAKARNTRGTALAQGIRWAVDQGADVINLSLGDDSETAHPDAGEDAAVQYALSKGAVVVASAGNGGDKGDHISYPAAYPGVIAVTAVDRFGTHAAFSTSRWYATVSAPGVDIVIPDPDRKYYEGWGTSAASAFVSGAVALVRSAHPGLTPAQVKKLLTDTARERPAGGHDIDKGYGTVDPAAAIQAGAKLRPADLKAATAGYGKRYFGPGPAAASGEDEGAGLLAPVSGGLGVLLLAAAVVLWRGGRATGR; from the coding sequence GTGCTCCCCGCCGCGCCCGCCCACGCCGACACCATCCGCGCCCAGCAGTGGGGCCTGGAGGCGATGCACACGACCGAGGCGTGGCGCACCACCAAGGGCGCGGGCATCACCGTCGCCGTCCTCGACACCGGCGTCGACGCCACGCACCCCGACCTCGAGGGCAACGTCCTGCCCGGCAAGGACCTCATCGGCTTCGGCGCCAAGAGCGGCGACCGCGCCTGGGCCCGCCACGGCACCGCCATGGCCGGCATCATCGCCGGGCACGGGCACGGCCCCGGCCGCGAGGACGGCGTCCTCGGCATCGCACCCGAGGCGAAGATCCTCCCCGTCCGCGTCATCCTCGAAGGCGGCGACCCGGCCCGCGCCAAGGCCCGCAACACCCGGGGCACCGCCCTCGCGCAGGGCATCCGCTGGGCCGTCGACCAGGGTGCGGACGTCATCAACCTGTCCCTCGGCGACGACAGCGAGACCGCCCACCCCGACGCGGGCGAGGACGCCGCCGTCCAGTACGCCCTCTCCAAGGGCGCCGTCGTCGTCGCCTCGGCCGGCAACGGCGGCGACAAGGGCGACCACATCTCGTACCCCGCCGCCTATCCCGGCGTCATCGCGGTCACCGCCGTCGACCGGTTCGGCACCCACGCCGCCTTCTCCACCAGCCGCTGGTACGCCACCGTCAGCGCGCCCGGCGTCGACATCGTCATCCCTGACCCCGACCGCAAGTACTACGAGGGCTGGGGGACCAGCGCCGCGTCGGCGTTCGTGTCGGGCGCCGTCGCCCTGGTCAGGTCCGCGCACCCGGGCCTGACCCCGGCCCAGGTCAAGAAGCTGCTCACCGACACCGCCCGGGAGCGCCCCGCGGGCGGCCACGACATCGACAAGGGCTACGGGACGGTCGACCCGGCCGCCGCGATCCAGGCGGGCGCCAAGCTGCGCCCGGCCGACCTGAAGGCCGCCACCGCCGGCTACGGCAAGCGGTACTTCGGCCCGGGGCCGGCGGCCGCGTCCGGCGAGGACGAGGGCGCCGGCCTGCTCGCGCCCGTCAGCGGCGGCCTCGGCGTGCTCCTGCTGGCCGCCGCGGTCGTCCTGTGGCGCGGGGGCCGCGCCACCGGGCGCTGA
- a CDS encoding SseB family protein — MALKNIPDPGFSDDDGTADPALAEALAAWAADRAAEPRVLAALKDARLLVPVVAVLGEVEEDEATGLRREKTSDMAVPTLTAGDRRALPAFTSLASLALWDPAARPVAVPLHQALQAAAHEKADTLVLDLAGPVPYQLTGPALLALAEGRTSTDPLADPAVTAAVRAVVAAEPSVLRAHLGPGTADGTLALVLAPDAPPAGAAQRVARALAADETLRARLVRGLDLAVLPATATPPGEPFYVKA; from the coding sequence GTGGCGCTCAAGAACATCCCTGACCCCGGTTTCTCCGACGACGACGGCACCGCCGACCCGGCGCTGGCCGAGGCCCTCGCGGCCTGGGCCGCGGACCGGGCCGCCGAGCCGCGCGTCCTCGCCGCCCTCAAGGACGCCCGGCTGCTCGTGCCCGTCGTCGCCGTCCTCGGGGAGGTCGAGGAGGACGAGGCGACCGGCCTGCGCCGCGAGAAGACCAGCGACATGGCCGTGCCGACGCTCACCGCCGGTGACCGCCGCGCCCTGCCCGCCTTCACGTCCCTGGCGTCGCTCGCCCTGTGGGACCCGGCCGCCCGCCCCGTCGCCGTACCCCTGCACCAGGCGCTCCAGGCCGCCGCCCACGAGAAGGCCGACACGCTCGTGCTGGACCTCGCCGGGCCGGTGCCGTACCAGCTGACCGGTCCCGCGCTGCTGGCGCTCGCCGAGGGCCGCACCTCCACCGACCCGCTCGCCGACCCCGCCGTCACGGCCGCGGTCCGCGCCGTGGTCGCCGCCGAGCCCTCCGTCCTGCGCGCCCACCTCGGCCCCGGCACCGCGGACGGCACCCTCGCCCTGGTGCTCGCCCCCGACGCGCCGCCCGCCGGGGCGGCCCAGCGCGTGGCCCGCGCCCTGGCGGCGGACGAAACACTGAGGGCCCGCCTGGTGCGCGGCCTCGACCTGGCAGTCCTGCCGGCCACGGCCACGCCCCCGGGCGAGCCCTTCTACGTGAAGGCCTGA
- a CDS encoding DUF1844 domain-containing protein → MSDATPSNASAAETTDFETMTRDIAEVPAVEVIVTVAVNLMSAAAVKLGLTEEGDQYKDLDEARKLIHALAGLLDAGATEISSFHAAPLRDGLKSLQLAFREASFVPDEPGQGPGEKYTGAVYG, encoded by the coding sequence ATGAGTGACGCAACGCCGAGCAACGCCTCCGCCGCCGAGACCACCGATTTCGAGACCATGACCCGCGACATCGCGGAGGTCCCCGCGGTCGAGGTGATCGTGACGGTCGCCGTCAACCTGATGAGCGCCGCCGCCGTCAAGCTCGGCCTCACCGAGGAGGGCGACCAGTACAAGGACCTCGACGAGGCGCGCAAGCTGATCCACGCGCTGGCGGGCCTGCTCGACGCGGGCGCCACCGAGATCTCCTCGTTCCACGCCGCGCCGCTGCGCGACGGCCTGAAGTCCCTCCAGCTGGCGTTCCGCGAGGCCTCCTTCGTCCCGGACGAGCCGGGCCAGGGGCCGGGCGAGAAGTACACGGGCGCGGTGTACGGCTGA
- the infC gene encoding translation initiation factor IF-3: MSAEPRINDRIRVPEVRLVGPSGEQVGIVPLAKALELAQEYDLDLVEVAANARPPVCKLMDYGKFKYESAMKAREARKNQAHTVIKEMKLRPKIDPHDYDTKKGHVVRFLKQGDKVKITIMFRGREQSRPELGYRLLQRLAEDVQELGFIESNPKQDGRNMIMVLGPHKKKTEAMAEAREAQAARKAERQGQPAHADEAVHADEPADEAAEA, from the coding sequence ATCAGCGCCGAGCCCCGCATCAACGACCGGATTCGCGTTCCCGAGGTGCGACTTGTCGGTCCCAGCGGCGAGCAGGTCGGGATTGTTCCGCTTGCCAAGGCCCTGGAGCTTGCGCAGGAGTACGACCTCGACCTCGTCGAGGTCGCGGCGAACGCCCGTCCGCCGGTCTGCAAGCTCATGGACTACGGGAAGTTCAAGTACGAGTCGGCCATGAAGGCCCGTGAGGCGCGCAAGAACCAGGCGCACACGGTCATCAAGGAGATGAAGCTCCGGCCGAAGATCGACCCGCACGACTATGACACCAAGAAGGGTCATGTCGTCCGGTTCCTCAAGCAGGGCGACAAGGTCAAGATCACGATCATGTTCCGTGGTCGCGAGCAGTCCCGGCCGGAGCTCGGCTACCGGCTGCTGCAGCGGCTCGCGGAGGACGTCCAGGAGCTCGGCTTCATCGAGTCGAACCCCAAGCAGGACGGCCGGAACATGATCATGGTTCTCGGCCCGCACAAGAAGAAGACCGAGGCGATGGCCGAGGCCCGCGAGGCGCAGGCCGCCCGCAAGGCCGAGCGCCAGGGCCAGCCCGCCCACGCCGACGAGGCCGTGCACGCGGACGAGCCCGCCGACGAGGCCGCCGAGGCCTGA
- the rpmI gene encoding 50S ribosomal protein L35, whose amino-acid sequence MPKNKTHSGAKKRFKVTGSGKILRERAGKRHLLEHKSSKLTRRLTGNAEMAPGDSAKIKKMLGI is encoded by the coding sequence ATGCCGAAGAACAAGACGCACTCCGGTGCCAAGAAGCGCTTCAAGGTCACCGGCTCCGGCAAGATCCTGCGCGAGCGCGCCGGCAAGCGCCACCTGCTCGAGCACAAGTCGTCCAAGCTGACGCGTCGCCTCACCGGCAACGCCGAGATGGCCCCGGGTGACAGCGCCAAGATCAAGAAGATGCTGGGCATCTGA
- the rplT gene encoding 50S ribosomal protein L20 produces MARVKRAVNAHKKRRAILEQASGYRGQRSRLYRKAKEQVTHSLVYNYNDRKKRKGDFRQLWIQRINAAARANGMTYNRLIQGLKAANIEVDRKILAELAVNDANAFAALVEVAQKALPSDVNAPKAAA; encoded by the coding sequence GTGGCACGCGTCAAGCGGGCAGTCAACGCCCACAAGAAGCGCCGGGCGATCCTCGAGCAGGCCAGCGGCTACCGCGGTCAGCGTTCGCGCCTGTACCGCAAGGCCAAGGAGCAGGTCACCCACTCGCTGGTCTACAACTACAACGACCGCAAGAAGCGCAAGGGCGACTTCCGTCAGCTGTGGATCCAGCGCATCAACGCCGCTGCCCGCGCCAACGGCATGACGTACAACCGCCTCATCCAGGGTCTGAAGGCCGCCAACATCGAGGTGGACCGCAAGATCCTGGCCGAGCTCGCGGTCAACGACGCCAACGCGTTCGCCGCGCTCGTCGAGGTCGCCCAGAAGGCGCTCCCGAGCGACGTCAACGCCCCGAAGGCCGCCGCCTGA
- a CDS encoding TrmH family RNA methyltransferase gives MGTPELISPRSPRVIAARRLAKRNFRGKERRFIAEGPQAVREAVAHRSAGEPTLLELFTTVEAAERYADIVEAARATGARVHHASDAVLAEVSQTVTPQGLLGVCRFLDSPFEEILAARPKLVAVLAHVRDPGNAGTVLRCADAAGADAVVLTDASVDLYNPKAVRASVGSVFHLPVAVGVPVEQAVAGLKGAGVRILAADGAGEDDLDAELDAGTMGGPTAWIFGNEAWGLPEETRALADAVVRVPIHGKAESLNLATAAAVCLYGSARAQRAAGGCRSVTSS, from the coding sequence ATGGGCACCCCCGAGCTGATCTCCCCCCGTTCCCCGCGCGTCATCGCGGCGCGGCGGCTCGCCAAGCGCAACTTCAGGGGCAAGGAGCGCCGGTTCATCGCGGAGGGCCCCCAGGCGGTGCGCGAGGCCGTCGCGCACCGCAGCGCCGGCGAGCCGACCCTGCTGGAGCTGTTCACCACGGTCGAGGCCGCCGAGCGGTACGCCGACATCGTCGAGGCCGCCCGCGCCACCGGCGCCCGCGTCCACCACGCCTCCGACGCCGTGCTCGCCGAGGTCTCGCAGACCGTCACCCCGCAGGGGCTGCTCGGGGTCTGCCGGTTCCTGGACTCGCCGTTCGAGGAGATCCTCGCCGCCCGCCCCAAGCTCGTCGCCGTCCTCGCCCACGTACGCGACCCCGGGAACGCCGGGACCGTGCTGCGCTGCGCCGACGCGGCCGGCGCCGACGCCGTCGTCCTCACCGACGCCTCCGTCGACCTCTACAACCCCAAGGCCGTGCGCGCCTCGGTCGGCTCCGTCTTCCACCTGCCCGTCGCGGTCGGGGTCCCCGTGGAGCAGGCCGTCGCCGGGCTCAAGGGCGCCGGGGTGCGGATCCTCGCCGCCGACGGGGCCGGCGAGGACGACCTGGACGCCGAGCTCGACGCGGGCACCATGGGCGGCCCCACCGCCTGGATCTTCGGCAACGAGGCGTGGGGCCTGCCCGAGGAGACCCGCGCCCTCGCGGACGCCGTGGTGCGCGTCCCGATCCACGGCAAGGCCGAGAGCCTGAACCTCGCGACCGCCGCCGCCGTATGTCTCTACGGCTCCGCCCGTGCGCAGCGTGCTGCCGGAGGGTGCCGCTCCGTCACCTCCAGCTAG
- a CDS encoding sensor histidine kinase: protein MTVGTSRPAARKGALLGAAADADASGGPGASQGPGTGLPAIDPDDLPDGLVVADENGRVVCFNAAAVRLTAVARADALGQPLERALPLEDLKGRRWWALTDPYGGLAIRVGQPERNLLLPGNREVLVAARYVRDEPLGPVRKVVVSLRGTEARRRTERSHAELIATVAHELRSPLTSVKGFTATLLAKWERFTDDQKRLMLETVDADAGRVTRLIAELLDISRIDSGRLEVRRQPVDVAAAVGRHVQAHTTRGQSPDRFLVRVRGPLPDLWADPDKIDQVLGNLLENAVRHGEGTVTIEVAPTGPTDDEKGTAVTVSDEGPGIPEESMGRVFTRFWRGSKRGGTGLGLYIVKGIVEAHGGTITVGRGPAGGAQFRFTLPVGAPAYLTQ, encoded by the coding sequence ATGACGGTCGGCACCAGCAGGCCCGCCGCGCGGAAGGGCGCTTTACTGGGCGCGGCGGCGGACGCGGACGCATCCGGTGGCCCCGGCGCGTCCCAGGGGCCCGGCACCGGGCTGCCCGCCATCGACCCCGACGACCTCCCCGACGGGCTCGTCGTCGCCGACGAGAACGGCCGGGTGGTGTGCTTCAACGCCGCCGCCGTACGCCTCACCGCCGTCGCCCGGGCGGACGCGCTCGGGCAGCCGCTGGAGCGGGCGCTGCCCCTGGAGGACCTCAAGGGCCGGCGCTGGTGGGCGCTGACCGACCCGTACGGAGGCCTCGCGATCCGCGTCGGGCAGCCGGAGCGCAACCTGCTGCTGCCGGGCAACCGGGAGGTCCTCGTCGCCGCCCGCTACGTGCGCGACGAGCCCCTGGGGCCGGTCCGGAAGGTCGTCGTCTCCCTGCGCGGCACCGAGGCGCGGCGGCGGACCGAACGCAGCCACGCCGAGCTGATCGCCACCGTCGCCCACGAACTGCGCTCCCCGCTCACCTCCGTCAAGGGCTTCACCGCCACCCTGCTCGCCAAGTGGGAGCGGTTCACCGACGACCAGAAGCGGCTGATGCTGGAGACCGTCGACGCCGACGCGGGCCGCGTCACCCGGCTGATCGCCGAACTCCTCGACATCTCCCGAATAGACTCCGGCCGCCTCGAGGTGCGCCGCCAGCCGGTCGACGTCGCCGCCGCCGTCGGCCGCCACGTCCAGGCGCACACCACCCGCGGCCAGTCCCCGGACCGCTTCCTCGTCCGGGTGCGGGGCCCGCTGCCCGATCTGTGGGCCGACCCCGACAAGATCGACCAGGTCCTCGGCAACCTCCTCGAAAATGCCGTGCGCCACGGCGAGGGAACCGTCACCATCGAGGTGGCCCCCACCGGCCCCACCGACGACGAGAAGGGAACGGCCGTCACCGTGAGCGACGAAGGCCCCGGCATCCCCGAGGAGTCGATGGGCCGTGTCTTCACCCGCTTCTGGCGGGGCAGCAAGCGCGGCGGAACCGGCCTCGGCCTGTACATCGTCAAGGGCATCGTCGAGGCGCACGGCGGCACCATCACCGTCGGCCGCGGACCCGCCGGTGGCGCCCAGTTCCGATTTACCCTGCCCGTGGGCGCCCCGGCCTATCTCACCCAGTGA